One genomic segment of Paenibacillus durus includes these proteins:
- the def gene encoding peptide deformylase codes for MAIRLIVKEPDEVLHKTAKAVTKITPNVQKLLDDMADTMYDAEGVGLAAPQVGILKRLIVVDADEEHGLIKMINPEIIKSEGEQFGPEGCLSIPGINGDVRRAETVTVRGLDREGNEITITGSGLLARAFQHEIDHLNGVLFTDIAEKVYEINAERSQTGE; via the coding sequence ATGGCGATACGATTAATAGTGAAAGAGCCTGACGAAGTGCTGCACAAGACGGCAAAAGCGGTTACGAAAATTACACCCAATGTGCAAAAACTGCTGGATGATATGGCGGATACGATGTATGACGCCGAGGGCGTCGGTCTTGCTGCTCCGCAGGTGGGAATTCTCAAACGGCTGATTGTGGTGGACGCCGATGAAGAACATGGTCTGATCAAGATGATCAACCCGGAAATCATTAAATCCGAAGGCGAGCAGTTCGGCCCGGAAGGATGCCTGAGTATTCCGGGCATTAACGGCGACGTTCGCCGCGCGGAGACAGTAACCGTCCGCGGGCTTGACCGTGAAGGCAATGAGATTACCATAACGGGAAGCGGGCTGCTCGCCCGGGCATTCCAGCATGAAATCGACCATCTGAATGGCGTGCTGTTCACGGATATCGCGGAGAAGGTCTACGAAATTAATGCGGAACGCAGCCAGACCGGGGAGTGA
- the fmt gene encoding methionyl-tRNA formyltransferase — MKIVFMGTPAFAVPCLQMLVDEGYEVAAVITQPDRPQGRKKILTPSPVKAAAEALGLPVLQPERMRRPEAVAELAAYEPELIVTAAYGQILPKAVLDLPSRGCVNVHGSLLPKYRGGAPIQRSIINGESVTGVTLMYMAEGLDTGDMIAKVEVPIEDDDTSGTLFEKLSQAGRDLLKSQMPRLLAGPVTAEPQDDSQATYAPNLSREDERIDWSAGSREIYNRIRGLVPFSGAFTLWNGETFKIWAAASPGTAASANASGASAHGDGPEPGTVLSLGQAGIEVKTGDGSLHLLTVQPAGKKAMAAGDFARGGTMKPGMVLA, encoded by the coding sequence ATGAAGATTGTGTTCATGGGCACACCCGCTTTCGCGGTACCATGTCTGCAAATGCTGGTGGATGAAGGCTATGAAGTCGCTGCCGTCATCACCCAGCCCGACCGGCCGCAGGGGAGAAAGAAGATACTGACACCATCGCCTGTCAAAGCGGCTGCAGAGGCGCTGGGCCTTCCGGTTCTCCAGCCTGAACGTATGCGGCGTCCGGAGGCGGTAGCGGAGCTTGCCGCCTATGAACCGGAACTAATCGTTACGGCCGCTTATGGGCAGATTCTGCCCAAAGCCGTACTGGACCTGCCTTCCCGTGGATGCGTGAATGTGCATGGATCGCTTTTGCCCAAATACAGGGGAGGGGCGCCAATCCAGAGAAGCATTATAAATGGCGAAAGCGTAACGGGCGTGACCCTGATGTACATGGCGGAAGGACTGGATACGGGAGATATGATCGCAAAAGTTGAGGTCCCGATTGAGGATGACGATACGTCAGGCACCCTGTTTGAGAAGCTGAGCCAGGCAGGCCGGGATTTGCTGAAGTCTCAAATGCCACGTCTGCTTGCCGGACCCGTAACTGCGGAGCCTCAGGATGACAGCCAGGCGACTTACGCGCCGAATTTGAGCCGGGAGGATGAGCGGATCGATTGGAGCGCGGGCTCGCGGGAAATTTATAACCGCATCCGCGGTCTGGTTCCCTTTTCGGGCGCCTTTACACTCTGGAATGGCGAGACGTTCAAAATATGGGCTGCCGCTTCACCTGGCACGGCTGCTTCAGCCAATGCTTCCGGCGCTTCTGCCCATGGCGATGGACCCGAACCGGGAACCGTGCTGTCCCTGGGACAGGCCGGCATTGAAGTCAAGACCGGCGACGGAAGCCTTCATCTGCTTACTGTCCAGCCCGCCGGGAAGAAGGCAATGGCTGCGGGAGACTTTGCCCGCGGCGGAACGATGAAGCCCGGCATGGTGCTGGCATGA
- the rsmB gene encoding 16S rRNA (cytosine(967)-C(5))-methyltransferase RsmB: MSGPNGRGTPSGGNNLNSRVGSERGKAAPKGGGTGRGRGAAGGARTVARSISARETALDVLVRVQQEGAYSNLLLNTSLQKAALSREDAGLATELVYGTISRLNTLEYVLKGFVSKGLDKLQPWVRCLLSLSLYQIMYLDRIPPHAAVNEAVNLAKRRGHQGISGMVNGVLRSILRAGPLPVIPQEMSWEERTALLHSHPLWMVERWRDEFGADMAEAICKANNEPPAVSVRVNTTMTSRDRLLEEMLGQGVNARPSELSPYGIVVRGAGNLALSSWYRDGLLSIQDESSMLVAEAVNPLPGMKVLDCCAAPGGKTTHMGELMKDRGSIYANDLHPHKAALIFDQAGRLGLECIGTGSGDALELGKKFAPASFDRILLDAPCSGLGVIRRKPDLKWAKQPEDSAAIAELQSKLLDSAAALLKPGGVLVYSTCTLDRLENGNIVSSFLERSEEFASVTFSSPLWNRLGNNVLASGQGMQILPQHYGSDGFYIAILERLRQ; the protein is encoded by the coding sequence ATGAGCGGGCCTAACGGACGGGGAACACCTTCAGGCGGGAACAATCTGAACAGCCGCGTAGGCTCGGAACGTGGTAAGGCTGCACCCAAAGGCGGCGGGACCGGCAGAGGGCGCGGTGCCGCAGGCGGGGCAAGAACCGTTGCCAGGAGCATTTCGGCGAGAGAAACAGCCCTTGACGTATTGGTGCGCGTTCAGCAGGAAGGGGCATACAGCAACCTGCTGCTTAATACGAGTCTGCAGAAGGCAGCCTTGTCCCGTGAGGACGCGGGACTGGCCACTGAGCTCGTGTATGGGACGATTTCGCGTCTGAATACGCTGGAATATGTCCTGAAGGGCTTTGTGAGCAAAGGGCTGGATAAGCTTCAGCCCTGGGTTCGCTGCTTGTTGTCTTTAAGTCTTTATCAGATTATGTACCTTGACCGGATACCGCCTCACGCGGCGGTGAACGAGGCTGTCAATCTAGCCAAGCGCCGCGGCCATCAAGGCATCTCGGGCATGGTGAATGGCGTGCTGCGGAGTATCCTTCGCGCGGGACCGCTGCCGGTCATCCCTCAGGAAATGTCCTGGGAAGAGCGGACTGCTCTGCTCCATTCACATCCGCTGTGGATGGTAGAGCGGTGGCGGGACGAGTTCGGAGCGGACATGGCCGAAGCGATCTGCAAGGCCAATAATGAGCCGCCTGCCGTAAGCGTCCGGGTGAACACGACGATGACCAGCCGCGATCGGCTGCTTGAAGAGATGCTCGGTCAGGGAGTCAATGCCCGGCCGTCCGAGCTGAGTCCTTATGGAATCGTCGTGAGAGGAGCCGGCAATCTGGCGCTCTCATCTTGGTACCGGGATGGTCTTCTGTCTATTCAGGACGAAAGCTCCATGCTTGTGGCCGAGGCTGTTAATCCTCTACCCGGCATGAAGGTATTGGACTGCTGCGCCGCCCCCGGAGGCAAGACGACGCATATGGGCGAGCTGATGAAGGATCGAGGCTCCATTTATGCCAATGATCTGCATCCGCATAAAGCCGCGCTGATCTTCGATCAGGCAGGGCGCCTTGGTCTTGAATGCATCGGTACCGGAAGTGGAGACGCACTGGAACTCGGGAAGAAATTCGCCCCTGCTTCCTTCGACCGGATTCTGCTGGACGCCCCTTGTTCGGGATTGGGCGTGATCCGCCGCAAACCGGATTTGAAATGGGCCAAGCAGCCGGAAGATTCGGCGGCGATTGCCGAGCTGCAGTCTAAGCTGCTGGATTCGGCCGCTGCTTTGCTGAAGCCGGGCGGGGTGCTGGTGTACAGCACCTGTACGCTCGACCGGTTGGAGAACGGTAATATCGTTAGTTCCTTCTTGGAACGCAGCGAAGAATTCGCCTCTGTGACATTCTCTTCACCACTCTGGAACCGTCTTGGCAATAACGTTCTTGCCAGTGGCCAAGGGATGCAAATCTTACCCCAACATTACGGAAGTGACGGCTTCTATATCGCCATTCTTGAACGGCTCCGCCAATAG
- the rlmN gene encoding 23S rRNA (adenine(2503)-C(2))-methyltransferase RlmN, which translates to MKPLIYDFTLEELVEWAKDNGEPAFRGGQIFDWLYVKRVSDFDSMSNLPKSLRAKLDEQFSINALSEITKLESKDGTVKFLFGLHDDHAIETVIMKHNYGNSVCVTTQVGCRIGCTFCASTLGGLKRDLTAGEIVAQVVRSQQILDARGERVSSIVIMGTGEPFENYDATMRFLRLMIHEKGLNIGQRHITVSTSGIVPSIYKFADEDTQINLAISIHAPNDALRSKLMPVNRRYPFDEVMESLRYYQAKTGRRISFEYALIGGVNDQPEHAEELAGVLKHMLCHVNLIPVNYVPERKYVRTSRNDIFQFQRILADQGINVTIRREQGHDIAAACGQLRAKHMELR; encoded by the coding sequence ATGAAACCTTTAATATACGATTTTACCCTCGAAGAGTTGGTAGAGTGGGCCAAGGATAACGGAGAACCGGCTTTTCGGGGCGGACAGATTTTTGATTGGCTGTACGTCAAGCGCGTCAGCGATTTTGACTCGATGAGCAACCTGCCTAAGTCTTTGCGGGCGAAGCTGGATGAACAGTTCTCCATTAACGCCCTTTCGGAAATTACAAAGCTCGAATCGAAAGATGGAACAGTGAAGTTTCTGTTCGGACTGCATGACGATCATGCCATTGAAACGGTCATCATGAAGCATAATTACGGCAACAGTGTATGCGTAACAACCCAGGTGGGCTGCCGGATTGGCTGCACCTTCTGCGCTTCGACTCTTGGAGGACTTAAGCGGGATTTGACGGCAGGCGAAATTGTGGCGCAGGTCGTGCGCTCACAGCAGATTCTGGATGCCCGCGGCGAACGCGTCAGCAGTATTGTTATCATGGGCACGGGCGAACCGTTTGAGAATTATGACGCCACCATGAGATTTCTGCGCCTGATGATCCATGAAAAAGGATTAAATATCGGGCAGCGGCATATAACGGTATCAACAAGCGGGATTGTCCCGAGTATTTATAAGTTTGCCGATGAGGATACCCAGATCAACCTGGCGATCTCCATTCATGCGCCGAATGACGCGCTTCGTTCAAAGCTGATGCCGGTCAACCGCCGTTATCCTTTTGATGAAGTGATGGAATCGCTGCGCTATTATCAGGCAAAGACAGGACGGCGCATCAGTTTCGAATATGCGCTGATCGGCGGCGTAAATGATCAGCCGGAGCATGCGGAAGAGCTTGCCGGAGTGCTAAAACATATGCTGTGCCATGTTAATCTAATTCCGGTTAACTATGTGCCTGAACGCAAGTATGTGCGCACTTCACGTAATGATATTTTCCAATTTCAGCGGATTCTGGCCGATCAGGGAATCAATGTGACGATTCGCCGCGAACAGGGCCATGATATCGCCGCCGCATGCGGACAATTACGCGCCAAACATATGGAGTTGAGGTGA
- a CDS encoding Stp1/IreP family PP2C-type Ser/Thr phosphatase, whose product MIRTVHASDIGRVRTVNEDSVWTGVTSQGYTLGIIADGMGGHLAGDTASRLALESVREGLDGIASGLSGEELSAVLSDAIMKANDTVYKQAASDERYHNMGTTVVSALLAGQSGYIGHIGDSRAYIIQDGKARQLTEDHTLVNELFKNGQITLEELDTHPRRNVLIRALGTDEDIKVDLIPITLEPGEVLLLCSDGLSNFVSAEHLGKIAGMQEISLKERADRLLQLALLAGGGDNISVAMLEHHEEAAVPESKEWER is encoded by the coding sequence TTGATCAGAACAGTTCATGCCAGCGACATTGGACGGGTACGTACCGTCAATGAGGATTCGGTCTGGACCGGTGTTACGAGCCAAGGATATACGCTGGGTATTATCGCCGACGGTATGGGAGGGCATTTGGCGGGTGATACCGCAAGCCGCCTGGCGCTTGAGTCTGTCCGGGAGGGGCTGGACGGAATTGCGTCCGGTCTTTCCGGTGAAGAGTTAAGCGCGGTCTTGTCGGACGCGATAATGAAAGCCAACGATACCGTCTACAAGCAAGCTGCCAGTGACGAGCGTTACCACAACATGGGGACGACTGTCGTGTCTGCGCTGCTCGCAGGCCAGTCGGGCTACATTGGCCATATCGGCGACAGCAGAGCTTACATAATTCAGGATGGTAAGGCGCGGCAGTTGACCGAGGATCACACACTGGTAAACGAGCTGTTCAAGAACGGCCAGATTACGCTCGAGGAACTGGATACCCATCCGCGGCGCAACGTTCTTATACGCGCTCTTGGAACGGATGAGGACATCAAAGTCGATTTGATTCCAATAACGCTTGAACCGGGTGAAGTGCTGCTGCTGTGCAGCGACGGATTGAGCAATTTTGTTAGTGCCGAGCACTTGGGGAAGATTGCCGGCATGCAGGAAATATCGCTTAAGGAAAGAGCGGACCGTTTGCTTCAGCTGGCTTTGCTTGCCGGCGGCGGCGATAATATTAGCGTCGCCATGCTGGAACATCATGAGGAGGCCGCTGTGCCCGAATCAAAGGAGTGGGAGAGATGA
- the pknB gene encoding Stk1 family PASTA domain-containing Ser/Thr kinase, with protein sequence MIGHELGGRYQVIERIGGGGMALVYRAHDILLNRNVAIKVLRNQFVHDEEFIRRFRREAQSAASLSHPNVVSIYDVGQEDEIHYIVMEYVEGKNLNEIIKERAPLQVDEAVRIATQICDALDHAHQNQIIHRDIKPHNILIGRNGRVKVTDFGIARAVTSTTITQTGSVVGSVHYFSPEHAKGVATGEKSDLYSLGIVIYQMLTGSLPFLGESPISVALKHLQEEFEEPRKLNPMIPQSVENIILKSMRKNPEERYQSAKEMLQDLETCLLPERRSEQKVSFMDDDEDRTRVMPAIKPIPRSNGLRSRGEDRMIREDDPPSAKKKKDWGRPALWIGLTLLLLLAMAGVVWYVNAKLVVPEVTVPKLVSLSLDDAKVKLADAGLVLEEPVTTEYNANFAEGIVFEQSKEPDTTVKEGTTIALKVSIAKPLLSMPELSGMTYDEAVEALVAQGVEQSRITQDSEFSKEIPEGEVLRQNPISGSQYDPDTAAISITVSKGQESITMPDLTGLSESEAKAKLEELGLELGDVKRESSFSIEKGKITKQWPYEKGAAAQPGEKITLYISDGYPPEALEYTFNLPVSPVQEGKKTKIRIEFVDARNNGEKQDWGTRTISKTQVLSVNLILAPNKEGAVMVYQDGEFFDTYSVSYMDAKNGTVPIPEPSPVNPPSPSPAATPAGTEPSADPVTAPGTEGATPDTGGEPGVNQTGDSASGTQIISGNDNQDTTSKHKGKDKK encoded by the coding sequence ATGATCGGTCACGAGTTGGGAGGCCGTTACCAAGTCATCGAGCGGATCGGTGGGGGCGGAATGGCGCTTGTATATAGGGCACATGATATTCTGCTCAATCGAAATGTCGCTATTAAAGTATTGCGGAACCAATTTGTACATGATGAGGAATTTATTCGCCGGTTTCGGCGGGAAGCGCAATCTGCTGCATCGCTTTCTCATCCCAATGTGGTTAGCATTTACGACGTGGGACAGGAAGATGAAATTCATTATATAGTTATGGAATACGTGGAAGGCAAGAATCTGAACGAAATTATCAAGGAGAGGGCGCCGCTACAGGTGGACGAAGCCGTGAGAATCGCCACCCAAATCTGTGACGCGCTCGATCATGCCCATCAGAATCAGATTATCCATCGGGATATCAAACCGCATAACATACTTATCGGGCGTAACGGCCGTGTCAAAGTGACCGATTTCGGCATAGCCCGCGCCGTAACGTCGACTACGATTACACAGACCGGTTCGGTCGTCGGTTCGGTGCACTATTTTTCTCCGGAACATGCCAAGGGAGTCGCCACAGGTGAAAAATCGGATTTGTATTCACTCGGCATCGTGATCTATCAAATGCTGACCGGCAGCCTGCCTTTTCTGGGCGAGAGTCCAATCAGCGTAGCGCTGAAGCATCTTCAAGAGGAATTTGAGGAGCCGCGCAAGCTGAATCCGATGATCCCCCAAAGCGTGGAGAACATCATCCTTAAATCAATGCGCAAAAATCCTGAGGAGCGCTATCAATCGGCTAAAGAAATGCTACAGGATCTGGAAACCTGTCTGCTGCCGGAGCGCCGGAGCGAACAGAAGGTATCATTCATGGATGATGATGAGGACAGAACCAGGGTGATGCCGGCCATCAAGCCGATTCCCAGGAGCAACGGCTTGCGCAGCCGCGGCGAGGATAGAATGATCCGTGAGGACGATCCTCCGTCTGCCAAGAAGAAAAAAGATTGGGGAAGACCCGCACTGTGGATCGGGCTTACGCTGCTGCTCCTGCTGGCGATGGCCGGGGTGGTGTGGTATGTAAACGCGAAGCTGGTTGTTCCTGAAGTAACAGTCCCCAAACTAGTCAGTCTTTCGCTGGACGATGCGAAAGTCAAGCTGGCCGATGCGGGACTTGTTCTGGAGGAGCCGGTAACGACGGAGTACAATGCTAACTTTGCTGAAGGGATCGTCTTCGAGCAGAGCAAAGAGCCGGATACGACGGTAAAAGAAGGAACGACCATCGCGCTTAAGGTAAGCATTGCCAAACCGCTCCTGTCAATGCCGGAGTTATCCGGGATGACTTATGACGAAGCGGTGGAAGCTTTGGTAGCGCAAGGTGTAGAGCAGAGCCGAATAACACAGGACAGCGAATTCAGCAAAGAAATTCCGGAAGGTGAGGTACTCCGGCAGAATCCGATTTCAGGCAGCCAATATGATCCGGATACCGCTGCTATCTCGATCACAGTCAGCAAAGGCCAGGAGAGCATCACGATGCCGGATTTAACGGGCCTCTCCGAATCGGAAGCGAAAGCCAAGCTGGAGGAGCTAGGTCTGGAGCTCGGTGATGTGAAGAGGGAATCCAGCTTTTCCATAGAAAAGGGCAAGATAACGAAGCAATGGCCGTATGAAAAAGGCGCAGCGGCGCAACCTGGCGAGAAAATCACCTTATATATCAGCGACGGCTATCCGCCTGAAGCGCTGGAATACACGTTCAACCTTCCGGTATCTCCGGTGCAGGAAGGGAAGAAGACCAAGATCCGGATCGAATTTGTCGATGCGCGCAACAATGGCGAGAAACAGGATTGGGGAACCCGCACGATCAGCAAAACCCAGGTACTGTCGGTGAACCTTATTCTCGCTCCAAATAAGGAAGGGGCTGTCATGGTGTACCAGGATGGAGAGTTCTTCGATACGTATTCCGTCTCGTACATGGATGCAAAGAACGGTACGGTGCCAATTCCCGAGCCTTCGCCGGTCAATCCGCCATCGCCGTCTCCGGCCGCGACGCCTGCCGGCACCGAACCGTCTGCAGATCCGGTAACCGCGCCCGGAACGGAAGGCGCTACGCCAGATACCGGGGGCGAGCCAGGCGTCAATCAGACGGGGGACAGTGCGAGCGGTACGCAGATCATATCAGGTAATGACAATCAGGACACCACTTCCAAACATAAAGGTAAAGATAAGAAATAA
- the rsgA gene encoding ribosome small subunit-dependent GTPase A, whose protein sequence is MPEGVIVKALSGYYYVKPLREGKISPEDEIVQCRARGIFKKRGQSPLVGDRVIYSLTENGEGMVDELHPRDSELIRPPVANVTLAVLLFSVREPDLNLQLLDKFLVHIEHSGLDTIIVLTKRDLAEEDGEGIAHVKELYEQIGYEVMVTSSRTGSGSEELRKRLAGAISVFAGQSGVGKSSLLNRLVPGLSLETSEISMRLGRGRHTTRHVELMDIGDGGYVADTPGFSQLDFLELGVEELSACFREFVPLAAECKFRGCSHLHEPGCRVIEAWEAGEISDSRYEHYKLFFNEMKDKKRRY, encoded by the coding sequence ATGCCTGAAGGTGTAATCGTTAAGGCTTTAAGCGGTTATTATTATGTGAAACCGCTCCGGGAAGGAAAGATCTCTCCGGAGGATGAAATCGTTCAGTGCAGAGCCCGTGGTATTTTTAAGAAGAGAGGCCAGTCTCCTCTTGTCGGCGACAGGGTCATTTATTCCTTGACCGAGAATGGAGAGGGGATGGTGGATGAACTTCATCCCCGCGATTCCGAACTGATTCGTCCGCCAGTGGCGAATGTTACGCTGGCGGTGCTGTTGTTTTCCGTCCGGGAACCAGACCTCAATCTGCAGCTTCTCGATAAATTTCTCGTGCATATCGAGCATTCCGGATTGGACACGATCATTGTGCTAACCAAACGGGATTTGGCGGAAGAGGACGGGGAGGGCATCGCTCATGTTAAAGAGCTGTACGAGCAGATCGGCTATGAAGTGATGGTGACAAGCTCGCGGACGGGCTCGGGCAGCGAGGAGCTCCGGAAGCGGCTCGCAGGCGCAATCAGCGTGTTCGCCGGCCAGTCCGGCGTAGGCAAATCTTCGCTGCTTAACCGGCTCGTTCCCGGGCTTTCTCTGGAAACAAGCGAGATCAGCATGCGGCTTGGGCGGGGACGGCACACGACGCGGCATGTCGAGCTGATGGATATCGGCGATGGGGGTTATGTGGCGGATACGCCTGGCTTCAGCCAGTTGGATTTTCTGGAGCTTGGAGTGGAGGAACTGTCTGCCTGCTTCCGCGAGTTTGTTCCATTAGCGGCGGAATGCAAATTCCGCGGCTGCAGCCATCTTCACGAACCGGGCTGCCGAGTAATCGAGGCCTGGGAGGCCGGAGAGATTTCGGACAGCCGCTATGAACACTACAAGCTGTTTTTTAATGAAATGAAAGACAAGAAGCGGAGGTACTGA
- the rpe gene encoding ribulose-phosphate 3-epimerase, whose protein sequence is MIKIAPSILSADFAALGADVAEVEASGADWIHVDVMDGHFVPNITLGPPIVKAVSAHTSLPLDVHLMIEKPERYIANFAAAGAAVITVHAEACVHLHRVIHQIKELGLLAGVAINPGTPASAVREVLADVDLVLVMTVNPGFGGQAFIPGTVHKIREIRQWAAEIGHDLRIEVDGGIAEATAGIVSEAGADVLVAGNAVFGQSDRAAAISAIRAAAEAR, encoded by the coding sequence ATGATCAAAATTGCTCCTTCTATACTATCAGCGGACTTCGCCGCACTCGGCGCCGACGTAGCCGAGGTTGAAGCCTCCGGCGCGGACTGGATTCATGTGGACGTAATGGACGGCCATTTCGTGCCTAATATTACACTCGGTCCGCCAATCGTTAAGGCAGTATCGGCCCATACCTCCCTGCCCCTGGATGTTCACCTGATGATTGAGAAGCCGGAACGCTATATTGCCAACTTCGCGGCGGCCGGCGCGGCGGTCATTACCGTCCATGCCGAAGCTTGCGTTCACCTGCACCGGGTAATTCATCAAATTAAGGAGCTTGGTCTGCTCGCCGGTGTGGCGATCAACCCGGGAACGCCCGCCTCCGCTGTGAGGGAAGTGCTGGCGGATGTCGATTTGGTCCTGGTCATGACCGTGAACCCCGGCTTCGGCGGACAGGCATTCATCCCCGGCACCGTGCATAAAATCCGGGAAATTCGCCAGTGGGCGGCAGAGATCGGCCATGATCTGCGTATCGAGGTTGACGGAGGGATTGCCGAAGCGACGGCGGGTATCGTATCCGAAGCTGGGGCGGATGTATTGGTCGCCGGCAATGCCGTGTTCGGCCAAAGCGACCGGGCGGCGGCCATTTCCGCGATCCGGGCGGCGGCTGAAGCCCGCTAA
- the spoVM gene encoding stage V sporulation protein SpoVM, whose amino-acid sequence MKFYTFKLPKFLGGFVKAILNTFQKS is encoded by the coding sequence ATGAAATTTTATACATTTAAGCTGCCGAAGTTTTTGGGAGGGTTTGTCAAGGCGATCTTGAATACATTTCAGAAGAGCTGA
- the rpmB gene encoding 50S ribosomal protein L28, with protein MSRKCAVTGKKPSSGNHVSHANNRNRRSWGVNVQKVRILVNGKPKRVYVSTRALKSGKVERV; from the coding sequence ATGTCCCGTAAATGTGCTGTAACTGGCAAGAAACCGAGCAGCGGCAACCACGTATCGCACGCCAACAACCGTAACCGTCGCTCCTGGGGAGTTAACGTTCAAAAGGTCCGCATTCTGGTTAACGGCAAACCGAAGCGTGTATACGTAAGCACCCGCGCCCTGAAGTCCGGTAAAGTAGAGCGCGTCTAG